A region of Moritella sp. F3 DNA encodes the following proteins:
- a CDS encoding biotin carboxylase N-terminal domain-containing protein: MFSKILIANRGEIACRVAATAKKLGVR, encoded by the coding sequence ATGTTTTCAAAAATCTTAATAGCCAACCGGGGTGAGATTGCTTGCCGCGTGGCAGCCACCGCCAAAAAACTGGGCGTGCGTA